From Juglans regia cultivar Chandler chromosome 6, Walnut 2.0, whole genome shotgun sequence, the proteins below share one genomic window:
- the LOC108987627 gene encoding co-chaperone protein p23-2 isoform X1: protein MKSTDSKQNLLLNNRNPEVLWAQRSDKVYLTVALPDAKDVFVKCEPQGLFSFVAQGLQDESFDFSLELYGPIVPEGCKTEVGLRNILCSIQKEQKGWWKRLLKSEEKPAPYIKVDWNKWCDEDEEESASDLASDDDTAEQYVGQDDGSSDDEGMLYLPDLEKAKRKLATSDF from the exons atgaaaagtACCGATTCTAAACAGAACTTACTATTGAACAA CCGCAACCCAGAGGTTCTTTGGGCCCAACGCTCTGATAAGGTTTATCTGACTGTTGCCCTGCCTGATGCAAAAGATGTATTTGTGAAATGTGAGCCTCAGGGGCTGTTTAGTTTTGTTGCTCAAGGGCTGCAAGATGAATCCTTTGACTTCAGTTTGGAACTTTATGGCCCAATTGTGCCCGAG GGTTGCAAAACTGAAGTTGGGTTGAGGAACATTCTATGCTCAATCCAGAAAGAGCAGAAAGGTTGGTGGAAAAGGCTATTAAAGTCAGAAGAAAAACCTGCTCCTTACATTAAGGTTGATTGGAATAAATGGTGcgatgaggatgaggaagagtCAGCTT CTGATTTGGCCTCTGATGATGACACTGCTGAG CAGTATGTTGGTCAAGATGATGGAAGCAGCGATGACGAAGGAATGCTCT ATCTTCCTGACTTGGAAAAGGCGAAGAGGAAACTAGCAACAAGTGACTTCTGA
- the LOC108987627 gene encoding co-chaperone protein p23-2 isoform X2: MKSTDSKQNLLLNNRNPEVLWAQRSDKVYLTVALPDAKDVFVKCEPQGLFSFVAQGLQDESFDFSLELYGPIVPEGCKTEVGLRNILCSIQKEQKGWWKRLLKSEEKPAPYIKVDWNKWCDEDEEESASDLASDDDTAEYVGQDDGSSDDEGMLYLPDLEKAKRKLATSDF, translated from the exons atgaaaagtACCGATTCTAAACAGAACTTACTATTGAACAA CCGCAACCCAGAGGTTCTTTGGGCCCAACGCTCTGATAAGGTTTATCTGACTGTTGCCCTGCCTGATGCAAAAGATGTATTTGTGAAATGTGAGCCTCAGGGGCTGTTTAGTTTTGTTGCTCAAGGGCTGCAAGATGAATCCTTTGACTTCAGTTTGGAACTTTATGGCCCAATTGTGCCCGAG GGTTGCAAAACTGAAGTTGGGTTGAGGAACATTCTATGCTCAATCCAGAAAGAGCAGAAAGGTTGGTGGAAAAGGCTATTAAAGTCAGAAGAAAAACCTGCTCCTTACATTAAGGTTGATTGGAATAAATGGTGcgatgaggatgaggaagagtCAGCTT CTGATTTGGCCTCTGATGATGACACTGCTGAG TATGTTGGTCAAGATGATGGAAGCAGCGATGACGAAGGAATGCTCT ATCTTCCTGACTTGGAAAAGGCGAAGAGGAAACTAGCAACAAGTGACTTCTGA